A stretch of the Arachis stenosperma cultivar V10309 chromosome 6, arast.V10309.gnm1.PFL2, whole genome shotgun sequence genome encodes the following:
- the LOC130934218 gene encoding uncharacterized protein LOC130934218 yields the protein MAENEKVSLQAQAPKVPTSKQPITIVEDAFEEQVRTSKKTRKAQPTALFQECTHNGNGTMFKVEKNSKTRNQRTAEPDAMDQNDINSDDDEEDTSEMSATSNKKGMSLDMYFKVHGINLEDEEDEEDEENELDDNANDAGSGGQTSNEDFNDRREVEFFQGQPVGPTNEVVSDLNQLLGTTVKNPRFVTLLYTSWHGVPSKLKEEMWDYANQKFILPISSKPWVMRRFCGAWKKYKREIKKEHFVKYKTKKEMIKNRPLEIPEVQFRKLIRYWSLPAIKAISAKNTENRLKQTCPHRMGSTNFGIVRKQLRDSKENSEEPSRAEVFIATRTSKKGKEIDAKTQATITELQNHLEAGENEEDTFVGVLGKDQPGRLRCYGASITRSSLKKDEEIRHIKVEYNTKVSSLEKKMDGVCGLLMILVHQLNPGMSNEEVTALVQAAQDSPVDTSSSKAKNTPRSSEATHIPYKDDVGKIVA from the exons ATGGCTGAAAATGAGAAGGTTAGCTTGCAAGCTCAAGCTCCAAAGGTTCCAACAAGCAAACAACCCATCACAATAGTGGAGGATGCATTTGAAGAGCAAGTTAGGACTTCGAAGAAAACAAGGAAGGCTCAACCAACGGCACTTTTTCAAGAATGCACGCATAATGGAAATGGGACAATGTTTAAAGTTGAAAAGAACTCTAAAACTAGGAATCAAAGGACTGCTGAACCTGATGCAATGGatcaaaatgatataaattcTGATGATGACGAAGAAGATACAAGCGAGATGAGTGCAACTTCAAATAAAAAAGGAATGAGTCTTGACATGTATTTTAAGGTACATGGGATAAATTTggaagatgaagaagatgagGAAGATGAAGAAAATGAGCTTGATGATAATGCAAATGATGCGGGTAGTGGAGGACAAACTAGTAATGAAG ATTTTAATGATCGACGGGAGGTGGAATTTTTTCAAGGGCAGCCTGTAGGTCCAACCAACGAGGTTGTATCTGACCTCAACCAACTATTGGGCACAACAGTTAAAAACCCTCGTTTTGTGACTTTGTTATATACTAGTTGGCATGGTGTGCCTAGTAAACTCAAAGAGGAAATGTGGGATTATGCCAAT CAAAAGTTCATTCTTCCCATAAGTTCAAAGCCGTGGGTAATGCGGAGATTTTGTGGTGCATGGAAAAAATAtaagagagaaataaaaaaagagcaTTTCGTGAAGTACAAGACAAAGAAAGAAATGATAAAGAACCGGCCATTAGAGATTCCCGAGGTTCAATTTCGCAAACTAATTCGGTATTGGAGTCTTCCGGCCATCAAG GCTATCTCTGCTAAGAATACTGAAAATAGGTTAAAACAAACATGTCCTCACCGAATGGGATCCACAAATTTTGGAATAGTGCGTAAGCAGCTG CGTGACTCTAAAGAGAACAGTGAAGAACCATCAAGGGCTGAAGTTTTCATAGCAACTCGCACAagtaaaaaaggaaaagaaattgaTGCTAAAACACAAGCCACAATT ACTGAACTTCAGAACCACTTAGAAGCAGGAGAAAATGAAGAGGATACATTTGTAGGAGTGTTAGGAAAGGACCAACCAGGTCGACTTCGTTGTTATGGGGCTTCGATTACAAGAAGCTCTCTTAAAAAAGATGAGGAGATTCGCCACATAAAAGTTGAATATAACACTAAGGTCTCATCATTAGAGAAGAAGATGGATGGTGTATGTGGTTTATTAATGATATTGGTGCACCAACTCAACCCTGGAATGAGCAATGAAGAGGTAACAGCCTTAGTTCAAGCTGCCCAAGATTCTCCTGTGGATACCTCAAGTAGCAAAGCAAAAAATACTCCTCGCTCCTCCGAAGCAACTCACATTCCATACAAAGATGATGTAGGTAAAATTGTGGCATGA